A single region of the Cyclopterus lumpus isolate fCycLum1 chromosome 16, fCycLum1.pri, whole genome shotgun sequence genome encodes:
- the smpd5 gene encoding sphingomyelin phosphodiesterase 5 isoform X2: MALQVSPFPNGFVAGIHAVGWAFILPCFWFLDRLIALCKSTTPEQTQRLEKGCYLHPLKVFFGSIIFFILFLATAPLGFLGFMLWAPLQACRRPFYYHRETPSSPEETHRGFELVGKASFGFATANLCLLPDSLARFNNLGHTQRRAAVIGQHIVQGVCRPHIRIFIDSPSSCGTLSPSNSILPTVNSSSYGATDKHAQPPGRAGHRSAPRALLSQGLRQQDDVPWEVSSLFPANVDILCLEEVFDKRAAQKLTQALKPVFGHILYDIGVYACQPPCRCSSFKFFNSGLFLASRFLVLEAQYHCFPNSRGEDALAAKGLLSAKVLIGQNQKQKKVVGYFNCTHLHAPEGEGEIRCEQLNLVTKWIGDFQAANKLPDEDVAFDVLCGDFNFDNCSPDDTLEQNHCLFEEYRDPCRAGPGKEKPWVIGTLLEQPTLYEDDINTPENLQRTLETEDLRKRYISPPVPGEDCPLVYPETGQPWIGRRIDYILYRENSISKHCRTEIEEVTFITQLAGLTDHIPVGLRLNVIMDSAE; encoded by the exons ATGGCCCTGCAGGTATCTCCATTTCCTAATGGGTTTGTTGCAGGCATCCATGCTGTGGGATGGGCATTCATCTTGCCTTGCTTCTGGTTTCTTGATCGTCTCATTGCTTTGTGCAAGTCCACCACCCCGGAGCAAACCCAGCGACTAGAGAAGGGATGCTACCTCCACCCCCTCAAGGTCTTCTTTGGCTCCATTatcttctttattctttttctcgCAACAGCCCCTTTGGGCTTCCTGGGATTTATGCTCTGGGCACCTCTTCAGGCTTGCCGCAGGCCCTTTTACTACCACAGAGAGACACCATCCTCACCAGAGGAGACGCACCGGGGCTTTGAGTTGGTAGGAAAGGCCTCATTTGGATTTGCCACAGCCAACCTATGTCTGTTGCCTGACAGCCTGGCTCGTTTCAACAACCTGGGGCACACCCAGCGCAGAGcggctgtgattggtcagcaCATTGTGCAGGGTGTGTGTCGACCCCATATCCGCATCTTTATTGACTCCCCCAGCAGCTGTGGAACTCTCAGCCCCTCCAACAGCATTCTTCCCACCGTTAACTCATCTTCATATGGGGCTACTGATAAACATGCACAGCCCCCA GGCCGAGCAGGTCACCGGAGTGCTCCCCGAGCTTTGCTCTCGCAGGGTCTCCGCCAACAGGACGATGTACCCTGGGAAGTGTCGTCATTGTTTCCAGCCAATGTGGACATACTGTGTCTAGAAGAGGTGTTTGATAAGAGGGCAGCCCAGAAGCTCACCCAAGCACTAAAACCCGTGTTTGGACACATACTGTATGACATTGGTGTGTATGCCTGCCAGCCACCATGCAGGTGTTCCTCTTTCAAGTTCTTCAACAGTGGCCTGTTCTTAGCCAGCCGGTTCCTTGTGCTTGAGGCCCAGTACCACTGCTTTCCCAACAGCCGTGGGGAAGACGCACTAGCTGCCAAGGGCCTCCTTTCTGCTAAG gTGCTAATTGGGCAGAATCAGAAACAGAAGAAAGTGGTTGGCTATTTCAACTGCACACATCTTCATGCACCAGAGG GAGAAGGGGAAATTCGCTGTGAGCAGTTAAACCTTGTTACCAAGTGGATTGGGGATTTTCAAGCTGCCAACAAACTCCCCGACGAGGATGTTGCTTTTGATGTGCTCTGTGGAGATTTCAACTTTGACAACTGCTCACCTG ATGACACCCTGGAACAAAACCACTGTCTGTTTGAGGAATATAGAGATCCTTGTAGGGCAGGTCCTGGAAAAGAGAAGCCCTGGGTCATTG GTACTCTGCTGGAGCAGCCCACATTGTATGAAGATGACATAAACACCCCAGAAAATCTACAAAG aACTTTGGAGACTGAGGATCTGAGAAAGCGGTATATCTCCCCTCCTGTTCCTGGAGAAGACTGCCCCTTGGTTTACCCTGAGACTGGCCAGCCGTGGATCGGACGTCGGATCGACTACATCTTGTACCGCGAAAACTCCATTTCAAAGCACTGCCGAaca GAAATTGAAGAGGTTACCTTCATAACCCAGCTGGCTGGCCTTACGGACCATATTCCTGTGGGCTTGAGATTGAATGTTATTATGGACTCTGCTGAATAA
- the LOC117745362 gene encoding uncharacterized protein LOC117745362 isoform X2, whose protein sequence is MIFFCVRHLLFRVPLNASLDSKPNAAAQLHSFVLKSVLTPPPIHVSVVGVVEQRRVMAWEFESTGARAVTTQMNILASISDGKTVAKFTAYEEFSNKFKVGGNYMIKGHSLRGQCPPFFFNISRETMFFRSAPIVISEDLKQQAEALLHPLSPLTPLSTCREAKGSLMTMEGEVVKLSTVKKISKGREDFPMLNIKLQQQTW, encoded by the exons atgattttcttttgtgttcgaCACCTGTTGTTCCGAGTGCCCCTGAACGCCTCATTAGACTCGAAACCCAACGCTGCTGCGCAGCTGCACTCGTTCGTCCTAAAATCTGTTTTG ACACCCCCACCTATCCATGTATCCGTGGTAGGGGTAGTGGAACAGCGGAGGGTAATGGCTTGGGAGTTTGAGAGCACAGGCGCTAGAGCAGTTACCACCCAAATGAACATTTTGGCCTCCATTTCAGACGGGAAGACAGTGGCCAAATTCACTGCTTACGAAGAATTTTCCAATAAATTCAAAGTAGGAGGAAACTATATGATAAAGGGGCATTCCCTGAGAGGGCAGtgtcccccctttttttttaatatctcaaGGGAGACAATGTTCTTCCGGAGTGCGCCAATAGTTATATCAGAAGATTTAAAGCAGCAAGCAGAGGCTCTGCTTCATCCCCTCTCTCCGCTGACCCCCCTCAGCACCTGCAGGGAGGCCAAGGGTTCTCTGATGACCATGGAGGGGGAAGTTGTTAAA TTGTCCACGGTGAAGAAAATATCAAAAGGGAGAGAAGACTTCCCCATGCTAAACATCAAGCTGCAGCAG
- the smpd5 gene encoding sphingomyelin phosphodiesterase 5 isoform X1, with translation MALQVSPFPNGFVAGIHAVGWAFILPCFWFLDRLIALCKSTTPEQTQRLEKGCYLHPLKVFFGSIIFFILFLATAPLGFLGFMLWAPLQACRRPFYYHRETPSSPEETHRGFELVGKASFGFATANLCLLPDSLARFNNLGHTQRRAAVIGQHIVQGVCRPHIRIFIDSPSSCGTLSPSNSILPTVNSSSYGATDKHAQPPVSHHSDSAGVHVSIPKSNSHVVCVPCDDTEEPSTDSPSLLSNMNHHSNQQGRAGHRSAPRALLSQGLRQQDDVPWEVSSLFPANVDILCLEEVFDKRAAQKLTQALKPVFGHILYDIGVYACQPPCRCSSFKFFNSGLFLASRFLVLEAQYHCFPNSRGEDALAAKGLLSAKVLIGQNQKQKKVVGYFNCTHLHAPEGEGEIRCEQLNLVTKWIGDFQAANKLPDEDVAFDVLCGDFNFDNCSPDDTLEQNHCLFEEYRDPCRAGPGKEKPWVIGTLLEQPTLYEDDINTPENLQRTLETEDLRKRYISPPVPGEDCPLVYPETGQPWIGRRIDYILYRENSISKHCRTEIEEVTFITQLAGLTDHIPVGLRLNVIMDSAE, from the exons ATGGCCCTGCAGGTATCTCCATTTCCTAATGGGTTTGTTGCAGGCATCCATGCTGTGGGATGGGCATTCATCTTGCCTTGCTTCTGGTTTCTTGATCGTCTCATTGCTTTGTGCAAGTCCACCACCCCGGAGCAAACCCAGCGACTAGAGAAGGGATGCTACCTCCACCCCCTCAAGGTCTTCTTTGGCTCCATTatcttctttattctttttctcgCAACAGCCCCTTTGGGCTTCCTGGGATTTATGCTCTGGGCACCTCTTCAGGCTTGCCGCAGGCCCTTTTACTACCACAGAGAGACACCATCCTCACCAGAGGAGACGCACCGGGGCTTTGAGTTGGTAGGAAAGGCCTCATTTGGATTTGCCACAGCCAACCTATGTCTGTTGCCTGACAGCCTGGCTCGTTTCAACAACCTGGGGCACACCCAGCGCAGAGcggctgtgattggtcagcaCATTGTGCAGGGTGTGTGTCGACCCCATATCCGCATCTTTATTGACTCCCCCAGCAGCTGTGGAACTCTCAGCCCCTCCAACAGCATTCTTCCCACCGTTAACTCATCTTCATATGGGGCTACTGATAAACATGCACAGCCCCCAGTAAGTCATCATTCTGATTCAGCTGGAGTGCATGTTTCAATCCCAAAGTCCAATAGTCACGTCGTCTGTGTGCCCTGTGATGACACAGAGGAGCCCTCGACTgactccccttctctcctttcaaATATGAATCACCACTCCAACCAGCAGGGCCGAGCAGGTCACCGGAGTGCTCCCCGAGCTTTGCTCTCGCAGGGTCTCCGCCAACAGGACGATGTACCCTGGGAAGTGTCGTCATTGTTTCCAGCCAATGTGGACATACTGTGTCTAGAAGAGGTGTTTGATAAGAGGGCAGCCCAGAAGCTCACCCAAGCACTAAAACCCGTGTTTGGACACATACTGTATGACATTGGTGTGTATGCCTGCCAGCCACCATGCAGGTGTTCCTCTTTCAAGTTCTTCAACAGTGGCCTGTTCTTAGCCAGCCGGTTCCTTGTGCTTGAGGCCCAGTACCACTGCTTTCCCAACAGCCGTGGGGAAGACGCACTAGCTGCCAAGGGCCTCCTTTCTGCTAAG gTGCTAATTGGGCAGAATCAGAAACAGAAGAAAGTGGTTGGCTATTTCAACTGCACACATCTTCATGCACCAGAGG GAGAAGGGGAAATTCGCTGTGAGCAGTTAAACCTTGTTACCAAGTGGATTGGGGATTTTCAAGCTGCCAACAAACTCCCCGACGAGGATGTTGCTTTTGATGTGCTCTGTGGAGATTTCAACTTTGACAACTGCTCACCTG ATGACACCCTGGAACAAAACCACTGTCTGTTTGAGGAATATAGAGATCCTTGTAGGGCAGGTCCTGGAAAAGAGAAGCCCTGGGTCATTG GTACTCTGCTGGAGCAGCCCACATTGTATGAAGATGACATAAACACCCCAGAAAATCTACAAAG aACTTTGGAGACTGAGGATCTGAGAAAGCGGTATATCTCCCCTCCTGTTCCTGGAGAAGACTGCCCCTTGGTTTACCCTGAGACTGGCCAGCCGTGGATCGGACGTCGGATCGACTACATCTTGTACCGCGAAAACTCCATTTCAAAGCACTGCCGAaca GAAATTGAAGAGGTTACCTTCATAACCCAGCTGGCTGGCCTTACGGACCATATTCCTGTGGGCTTGAGATTGAATGTTATTATGGACTCTGCTGAATAA
- the grinab gene encoding glutamate receptor, ionotropic, N-methyl D-aspartate-associated protein 1b (glutamate binding) isoform X2, with protein MTTEKTTYAPIEGVSSPPSFPVNMPSPNMFGAPAPSGFLAPGGQPAPSGFLAPGGQPAPDGFFAPGGQPAPGGFFAPGGQPAPDVFFAPGGFLAPGGQPATGGFPAPGGQPAPSDFLAPGGLPFPPPTAFGPGVPGAFGMGKPSSSPYSPPGQGFNGNFSADDVYHSEEDPPPFHENQDFDFGLDNKSIRRAFIRKVFLVLTAQLMVTFAFVAVFTFVDEVKMFVMVNTWTYLVSYAIFFVSVCVISCCGSVRRRHPWNLVALSVLTLSMSYMVGMIASFHDTESVIMAVGITAVVCFTVVIFSLQTKYDFTSCYGVLFVCLIVLIVFGILCIFIRNRILQIVYAGLGALLFTCFLAVDTQMLLGNKELSLSPEEYVFAALNLYTDIINIFLYILAIIGRARGG; from the exons ATGACCACCGAGAAGACCACATACGCTCCCATAGAGGGGGTGTCATCTCCACCCTCGTTTCCCGTGAATATGCCAAGCCCAAACATGTTTGGGGCCCCTGCTCCTAGTGGGTTCCTTGCTCCTG GTGGTCAACCTGCTCCTAGTGGGTTCCTTGCTCCTGGTGGTCAACCTGCTCCTGATGGTTTCTTTGCTCCTGGTGGTCAACCTGCTCCTGGTGGTTTCTTTGCTCCTGGTGGTCAACCTGCTCCCgatgttttttttgctcctgGTGGTTTCCTTGCTCCTGGTGGTCAACCTGCTACTGGTGGTTTCCCTGCTCCTGGTGGTCAACCTGCTCCTAGTGATTTCCTTGCTCCTGGTGGTCTCCCTTTCCCTCCACCGACTGCATTTGGACCGGGTGTTCCTGGAGCTTTCGGAATGGGCAAGCCCTCTTCCTCGCCATATTCTCCACCAGGCCAGGGCTTTAATGGCAACTTCAGTG CAGATGATGTTTACCACAGTGAGGAGGACCCACCACCCTTTCATGAGAATCAAGACTTTGATTTTGGATTGGATAACAAGAGCATAAGAAGAGCCTTTATTCGAAAG GTATTCTTGGTGTTGACTGCTCAGCTGATGGTGACATTCGCCTTTGTCGCTGTTTTCACCTTCGTGGATGAAGTCAAGATGTTTGTCATGGTGAACACCTGGACCTACTTGGTGTCATATGCCATATTCTttgtgtcagtttgtgtgatCAGCTGCTGTGGGAGCGTTCGGCGAAGACATCCATGGAACCTTGTCGCATTA TCAGTCCTGACTCTCAGCATGTCCTACATGGTGGGAATGATCGCCAGCTTCCATGACACTGAATCAGTGATCATGGCAGTAGGTATCACAGCCGTTGTGTGCTTCACAGTGGTCATCTTCTCTCTACAG ACCAAGTATgacttcacttcctgttacGGTGTGCTTTTCGTCTGTTTAATTGTCCTGATCGTCTTCGGCATCCTCTGCATCTTCATCCGTAACAGGATTCTGCAAATTGTGTATGCTGGACTGGGAGCTTTGCTCTTCACCTGT TTCTTGGCGGTGGACACACAGATGCTGCTTGGCAACAAGGAACTGTCCCTGAGTCCAGAAGAATATGTCTTTGCAGCTCTAAACCTTTACACAGACATCATAAACATCTTTCTCTACATTCTTGCCATTATTGGAAGAGCAAGGGGCGGCTAA
- the grinab gene encoding glutamate receptor, ionotropic, N-methyl D-aspartate-associated protein 1b (glutamate binding) isoform X1 gives MTTEKTTYAPIEGVSSPPSFPVNMPSPNMFGAPAPSGFLAPGGQPAPSGFLAPGGQPAPSGFLAPGGQPAPDGFFAPGGQPAPGGFFAPGGQPAPDVFFAPGGFLAPGGQPATGGFPAPGGQPAPSDFLAPGGLPFPPPTAFGPGVPGAFGMGKPSSSPYSPPGQGFNGNFSADDVYHSEEDPPPFHENQDFDFGLDNKSIRRAFIRKVFLVLTAQLMVTFAFVAVFTFVDEVKMFVMVNTWTYLVSYAIFFVSVCVISCCGSVRRRHPWNLVALSVLTLSMSYMVGMIASFHDTESVIMAVGITAVVCFTVVIFSLQTKYDFTSCYGVLFVCLIVLIVFGILCIFIRNRILQIVYAGLGALLFTCFLAVDTQMLLGNKELSLSPEEYVFAALNLYTDIINIFLYILAIIGRARGG, from the exons ATGACCACCGAGAAGACCACATACGCTCCCATAGAGGGGGTGTCATCTCCACCCTCGTTTCCCGTGAATATGCCAAGCCCAAACATGTTTGGGGCCCCTGCTCCTAGTGGGTTCCTTGCTCCTGGTGGTCAACCTGCTCCTAGTGGGTTCCTTGCTCCTGGTGGTCAACCTGCTCCTAGTGGGTTCCTTGCTCCTGGTGGTCAACCTGCTCCTGATGGTTTCTTTGCTCCTGGTGGTCAACCTGCTCCTGGTGGTTTCTTTGCTCCTGGTGGTCAACCTGCTCCCgatgttttttttgctcctgGTGGTTTCCTTGCTCCTGGTGGTCAACCTGCTACTGGTGGTTTCCCTGCTCCTGGTGGTCAACCTGCTCCTAGTGATTTCCTTGCTCCTGGTGGTCTCCCTTTCCCTCCACCGACTGCATTTGGACCGGGTGTTCCTGGAGCTTTCGGAATGGGCAAGCCCTCTTCCTCGCCATATTCTCCACCAGGCCAGGGCTTTAATGGCAACTTCAGTG CAGATGATGTTTACCACAGTGAGGAGGACCCACCACCCTTTCATGAGAATCAAGACTTTGATTTTGGATTGGATAACAAGAGCATAAGAAGAGCCTTTATTCGAAAG GTATTCTTGGTGTTGACTGCTCAGCTGATGGTGACATTCGCCTTTGTCGCTGTTTTCACCTTCGTGGATGAAGTCAAGATGTTTGTCATGGTGAACACCTGGACCTACTTGGTGTCATATGCCATATTCTttgtgtcagtttgtgtgatCAGCTGCTGTGGGAGCGTTCGGCGAAGACATCCATGGAACCTTGTCGCATTA TCAGTCCTGACTCTCAGCATGTCCTACATGGTGGGAATGATCGCCAGCTTCCATGACACTGAATCAGTGATCATGGCAGTAGGTATCACAGCCGTTGTGTGCTTCACAGTGGTCATCTTCTCTCTACAG ACCAAGTATgacttcacttcctgttacGGTGTGCTTTTCGTCTGTTTAATTGTCCTGATCGTCTTCGGCATCCTCTGCATCTTCATCCGTAACAGGATTCTGCAAATTGTGTATGCTGGACTGGGAGCTTTGCTCTTCACCTGT TTCTTGGCGGTGGACACACAGATGCTGCTTGGCAACAAGGAACTGTCCCTGAGTCCAGAAGAATATGTCTTTGCAGCTCTAAACCTTTACACAGACATCATAAACATCTTTCTCTACATTCTTGCCATTATTGGAAGAGCAAGGGGCGGCTAA